The genomic region CCGAGTGCGAGAGCCGAATGCGTGCGCTCGTACAGCTCCCAGCCGAGCGCGACCTGCAGCATCTGCCATCCGATTACGCCGGCGATGCGCCCGAACGTGTACAGCCGAAAATCGCGGTACCGTAGCGCCGCGTACGGATCGTGCGCGATCGCTATTTCTTGCTCTGGGTGTGCGGCTGAGCTGTCGCCGCCACGTCGGCGCGATGAACGCGAAGAGCTGCTATGCGGCGGCCATCCATCGCGATCACCTCCAGCTCTCCGCCCGGAACGGGTACGCGGTCACCCATCCGCGGAAGCCGCCCGAGCTTCGCGAAAGCATACCCGCCGAGCGTCGTCCAGTCTCCCTCGGGAATCTGCACCCGATGGTCCGAGCGCACGTCGATCAGCGACATCGTCCCGTCGAGCTCGAGGACCCCGTCGGCTTCGATCGACGTTCGTGCGGCGAGGTCGTACTCATCCGAGATGTCGCCGATGACCTCCTCGATCAGGTCTTCCATCGTGATGATTCCTGCAGTTCCGCCGTATTCGTCCAGCACTACAGCCATGTGGGCGCGGGTCTTCCGAAGGTCATCGAGCACACGCTCGGCTGCCCGGCTGTCCGGCACGTAAAGAACGTCGCGCGTGAGGTCCTTGAGTGAAAACGCCTTCGTCTCGTCGCGAAGCCACAAATCCTTGGCGAGGAAGACACCTATTACATCGTCCATGGTCTCGCGGGTGACCGGATACCGCGAGTACCGCTCCTCCTTCACCACGCGCCAGACCTCCCCCTCCGACGCAGTGGTGTCGAGCGACACGATCTCCGTTCGCGGCCGCATCACGTCGCGCGCCTTCTTGTAATGAAAGTCGAACACTCCGGCGAGCATTGCGGTGTCCGACTCATCCAGCCGGCCGTGCGCCCGCGCCTGCATCACGAGAAGTCGCAGCTCGTCCGGCGAGTGTCCCTGCATGTCCGACACGCGGCTGATGCGAAAGACCTTCAGCAGCCCGTTTGCCGCTCCGTTGCAGAGCCAGATAAGCGGTGACATGATGCGCGAGAAAAAAATCAGTGGCCTCGCCACGAGGCGACTAACGCTCTCC from Gemmatimonadaceae bacterium harbors:
- a CDS encoding hemolysin family protein → MPMPHLAVLLQDAEAIGGGSIASRMLLVLVLVLVNGFFVAAEFSLVAVRHSRIEEMAAAGDKRARTVQGALQDLDRYIAGTQLGITIASLGLGWVGEPAVAGILDSILQAFGVDAPPAGVHTAASFVVGFLILTFLHIVLGELAPKSVALVRPESVSRLVARPLIFFSRIMSPLIWLCNGAANGLLKVFRISRVSDMQGHSPDELRLLVMQARAHGRLDESDTAMLAGVFDFHYKKARDVMRPRTEIVSLDTTASEGEVWRVVKEERYSRYPVTRETMDDVIGVFLAKDLWLRDETKAFSLKDLTRDVLYVPDSRAAERVLDDLRKTRAHMAVVLDEYGGTAGIITMEDLIEEVIGDISDEYDLAARTSIEADGVLELDGTMSLIDVRSDHRVQIPEGDWTTLGGYAFAKLGRLPRMGDRVPVPGGELEVIAMDGRRIAALRVHRADVAATAQPHTQSKK